A window from Synechococcus sp. RSCCF101 encodes these proteins:
- the mrdA gene encoding penicillin-binding protein 2 has translation MAGSFSAPHRHSGMGRQPLVLFALVLLTCGAMTGRLLWLQVLHGQENRLQADQNRIRLVPRPPIRGRLLDRRGRVLATSKLSYNLYLEPRLVSDATWPGLRARLASLLNLPEEDLDRRRDRGVGRDGFRISLATDLRPEQVLRFRERSRDLEGAQVDVDVLRHYPNGTLAAHVLGYTQPITEEEFAYLAEEGYEIRDRIGRIGVEAAYESHLRGEWGGQMLEVNAMGEVQRSVGDKPSVAGRDLTLTLDLDLQRAAERVLADKPGGAIVALDPRDGAILAMASRPTFDPNFFSKPVTTQQEYDALFASASKPLLSRAMNAYDPGSTWKPVTGMAGMESGKFPADVRLPTTACITYGGHCFPDHNGAGFGIIGYEEALSVSSNTFFYQVGVGVGSRALYDAATKLGFDARSGIEIGYEESTGLVGHEDWAAEGRGWAEPGTTPWIPEDMASASIGQSVVQVTPLQLARAYAVFANGGYLVTPHLATAGRDWTAPDVRRKVPMEPSTLDTIRRGLRKVVEGGTGAGVNVPGLPPVAGKTGTAEDSTGGPDHAWFASFAPFDAGEIVVVAFAQNTPGGGSVHALPMAREVLQVWNRVRSGGQAQ, from the coding sequence ATGGCCGGCAGCTTCAGCGCTCCCCATCGCCACAGCGGCATGGGGCGCCAGCCCCTGGTGCTGTTCGCCCTCGTGCTGCTCACCTGCGGCGCCATGACGGGACGTCTGCTCTGGCTCCAGGTGCTGCACGGCCAGGAGAACCGGCTGCAGGCGGATCAGAACCGCATCCGGCTGGTGCCCCGACCACCCATTCGCGGTCGCCTGCTGGACCGCCGGGGCCGCGTTCTGGCCACCAGCAAGCTCAGCTACAACCTGTATCTCGAACCCCGCCTTGTCAGCGACGCCACCTGGCCCGGCCTGCGCGCCCGCCTGGCCTCGCTGCTCAATCTGCCGGAGGAGGATCTCGATCGGCGCCGCGACCGCGGCGTGGGCCGCGACGGGTTCCGCATCTCCCTGGCCACCGACCTCAGACCCGAGCAGGTGCTGCGCTTCCGTGAACGGTCCCGCGATCTGGAGGGCGCTCAGGTGGATGTGGATGTGCTGCGCCACTACCCCAACGGCACCCTCGCCGCTCACGTGCTCGGGTACACGCAGCCGATCACGGAGGAGGAGTTCGCCTACCTGGCCGAGGAGGGCTACGAGATCCGCGACCGCATCGGCCGCATCGGCGTCGAAGCCGCTTATGAGTCCCATCTGCGCGGCGAGTGGGGCGGCCAGATGCTGGAGGTGAATGCCATGGGCGAGGTCCAGCGCAGCGTGGGGGACAAGCCCTCGGTCGCCGGCCGGGATCTCACGCTCACGCTGGATCTGGATCTGCAGCGCGCCGCCGAACGGGTGCTGGCCGACAAGCCCGGCGGAGCGATCGTGGCGCTGGATCCTCGCGACGGGGCCATCCTCGCCATGGCCAGCCGCCCCACCTTCGATCCCAACTTCTTCTCCAAACCGGTCACCACCCAGCAGGAGTACGACGCCCTCTTCGCCTCGGCGAGCAAACCATTGCTCAGCCGGGCCATGAATGCCTACGACCCCGGCAGCACCTGGAAGCCCGTCACCGGCATGGCCGGCATGGAGAGCGGCAAGTTCCCGGCGGATGTGCGCCTGCCCACGACCGCCTGCATCACCTATGGCGGCCACTGCTTCCCCGACCACAACGGCGCCGGCTTCGGGATCATCGGCTACGAGGAGGCCCTGAGCGTGTCCAGCAACACCTTCTTCTATCAGGTGGGTGTGGGCGTGGGCTCAAGGGCCCTCTACGACGCGGCCACCAAGCTGGGCTTCGATGCCCGCTCCGGCATCGAGATCGGCTACGAGGAAAGCACGGGCCTTGTGGGCCACGAGGACTGGGCGGCCGAAGGCCGCGGCTGGGCCGAGCCGGGCACCACCCCCTGGATCCCCGAGGACATGGCCAGCGCCTCGATCGGGCAGTCGGTGGTGCAGGTCACGCCGCTTCAGCTGGCCCGCGCCTACGCCGTGTTCGCCAATGGCGGCTATCTGGTCACCCCCCACCTGGCCACGGCCGGTCGCGACTGGACCGCTCCCGATGTCCGCCGCAAGGTGCCCATGGAGCCCTCCACTCTCGACACCATCCGACGCGGACTGCGCAAGGTGGTGGAGGGCGGCACCGGTGCGGGCGTCAATGTGCCCGGTCTGCCACCGGTGGCGGGCAAGACGGGAACGGCCGAGGACAGCACCGGTGGCCCGGACCACGCCTGGTTCGCCTCATTCGCCCCCTTCGATGCCGGGGAAATCGTGGTGGTGGCTTTCGCGCAGAACACTCCCGGCGGCGGTTCGGTGCATGCCCTGCCGATGGCGCGTGAGGTGTTGCAGGTCTGGAACCGGGTCCGCTCAGGCGGCCAGGCTCAGTGA
- the guaA gene encoding glutamine-hydrolyzing GMP synthase yields the protein MPDEQRAPAIVILDFGSQYSELIARRVRETEVYSLVMSYSTTPEELRQIAPSGIILSGGPSSVYSERAPQCDPGLWELGIPVLGVCYGMQLMVQQLGGRVEPATGRAEYGKAPLHVDDPTDLLTNVEDGSTMWMSHGDAVESLPDGFTRLAHTENTPEAAVAHHGRRLYGVQFHPEVVHSQGGMALIRNFVYHICECQPDWTTDAFIEEALAQVRRQVGDKRVLLALSGGVDSSTLAFLLHRAIGDRLTCMFIDQGFMRKGEPEFLMELFDQRFHIHVEYINARERFISRLAGITDPEQKRKIIGTEFIRVFEQESKRLGPFDYLAQGTLYPDVIESAGTNVDPRTGERVAVKIKSHHNVGGLPKDLQFKLVEPLRRLFKDEVRKVGRSLGLPEEIVRRHPFPGPGLAIRILGEVTDEKLDTLRDADLIVREEIARAGLYHEIWQAFAVLLPVRSVGVMGDQRTYAWPIVLRCVSSEDGMTADWSRLPDDLLERLATRIVNEVAGVNRVVLDITSKPPGTIEWE from the coding sequence ATGCCTGACGAGCAGCGCGCACCCGCGATCGTCATCCTGGATTTCGGCTCCCAGTATTCCGAGCTGATCGCCCGCCGCGTCAGGGAGACGGAGGTCTACTCCCTGGTGATGAGCTACAGCACCACGCCGGAGGAGCTCAGGCAGATCGCGCCGAGCGGCATCATCCTCAGCGGAGGACCCAGCTCGGTGTACAGCGAGAGGGCTCCCCAGTGCGATCCCGGGCTCTGGGAGCTGGGAATCCCCGTGCTCGGGGTCTGCTACGGCATGCAGCTGATGGTGCAGCAGCTGGGGGGTCGGGTGGAACCGGCCACCGGTCGCGCCGAGTACGGCAAGGCCCCCCTGCATGTCGACGATCCGACCGACCTGCTCACCAACGTGGAGGACGGCTCCACGATGTGGATGAGTCACGGCGATGCGGTGGAGAGCCTGCCGGATGGCTTCACGCGGCTGGCCCACACGGAGAACACTCCCGAGGCTGCTGTGGCCCATCACGGCCGCCGCCTCTACGGCGTTCAGTTTCACCCCGAGGTGGTGCATTCCCAGGGCGGCATGGCCCTGATCCGGAATTTCGTTTACCACATCTGCGAGTGTCAGCCCGACTGGACGACGGACGCCTTCATCGAGGAGGCCCTGGCTCAGGTGCGCCGTCAGGTGGGTGACAAGCGCGTGCTGCTGGCTCTCTCCGGCGGCGTGGATTCGTCGACGCTGGCCTTTCTGCTGCACCGCGCCATCGGTGACCGGCTCACCTGCATGTTCATCGACCAGGGCTTCATGCGGAAGGGCGAGCCGGAGTTCCTGATGGAACTGTTCGACCAACGCTTCCACATCCATGTGGAGTACATCAATGCCCGCGAGCGCTTCATCTCCCGCCTGGCCGGCATCACCGACCCGGAGCAGAAGCGCAAGATCATCGGCACCGAGTTCATCCGGGTCTTCGAGCAGGAGAGCAAGCGGCTCGGACCGTTCGATTACCTCGCGCAGGGCACCCTCTACCCCGATGTGATCGAGAGTGCCGGCACCAACGTCGATCCACGCACCGGTGAACGCGTCGCGGTGAAGATCAAGAGCCACCACAACGTCGGCGGTCTGCCCAAGGACCTGCAGTTCAAACTCGTGGAGCCGCTCCGGCGCCTGTTCAAGGATGAGGTGCGCAAGGTGGGGCGCTCCCTTGGTCTGCCCGAGGAGATCGTCCGCCGCCATCCCTTCCCCGGTCCGGGTCTGGCGATCCGCATCCTCGGGGAGGTCACCGACGAGAAGCTCGACACCCTGCGGGATGCGGACCTCATCGTGCGCGAGGAGATTGCACGGGCCGGTCTGTACCACGAGATCTGGCAGGCCTTCGCCGTGCTGCTTCCCGTGCGCTCTGTGGGCGTGATGGGTGACCAGCGCACCTATGCCTGGCCGATCGTGCTCCGCTGCGTCTCCAGCGAGGACGGCATGACCGCCGACTGGTCCCGCCTTCCGGATGACCTGCTCGAGCGCCTCGCCACCCGCATCGTCAACGAGGTCGCCGGGGTCAATCGGGTGGTGCTCGACATCACCAGCAAACCGCCCGGCACCATCGAGTGGGAGTGA
- a CDS encoding IS5 family transposase: MRGQQERTGPLFSYVSTEDRIPKAHPLRQVRRLADHALDRLNPTFCRLYPEGGRPSIPPEQLLLALLLQAIYGIRSERMLIEQLDYNLLFRWFVGLNPDDPVWHPTTFTKNRDRLLNEDLMARFLELLLASPEVKPLLSSEHFSVDGTLLRAWASHSSLERLDGVDDGDGPPPPSGGHGFGGAPAKGRKRTRGDFRGLLLSNRTHRSGSDADARLFRKSSGTGAFLSYLGHCLMENRHGLVVASEVTRADGHGERTAALRMAQALPGTHQKTLAADKGYDTRDFVAGVRFAGVTPHVAQNSGPRRRSAIDGRTVRHAGYGQSIKARKRIEQVFGWIKQAAGLRQLKARGRSRVGAVFRLHVAAYNLIRLANLLSSREAMA; the protein is encoded by the coding sequence ATGCGCGGACAGCAGGAGCGGACCGGTCCCCTGTTCTCCTATGTCTCCACCGAGGATCGGATTCCCAAGGCCCATCCCCTGAGGCAGGTGCGGCGTCTTGCGGATCACGCCCTTGACCGACTGAATCCCACCTTCTGCAGGCTCTATCCCGAGGGTGGTCGTCCCTCCATCCCACCGGAACAGCTGCTGCTGGCCCTGTTGTTGCAGGCGATCTATGGCATCCGCTCGGAGCGGATGCTGATCGAGCAGCTGGACTACAACCTGCTGTTCCGCTGGTTCGTCGGCCTCAACCCCGACGATCCCGTCTGGCATCCGACCACCTTCACCAAGAACCGGGATCGGTTGCTCAATGAGGACCTCATGGCCCGGTTCCTTGAGCTGCTGCTGGCCTCGCCCGAGGTCAAGCCGCTGCTGAGTTCCGAGCACTTCTCGGTCGATGGCACCCTGCTGCGGGCCTGGGCATCCCACAGCTCTCTCGAGCGTCTGGACGGAGTGGATGACGGTGACGGTCCACCACCGCCCAGTGGTGGCCATGGATTTGGTGGGGCTCCCGCGAAAGGCCGCAAACGGACCAGAGGTGATTTCAGGGGGCTGCTGCTCTCCAACCGGACCCATCGATCCGGCAGTGACGCCGATGCGCGGCTGTTCCGCAAATCCAGCGGCACTGGAGCGTTTCTCAGCTATCTGGGTCATTGCCTGATGGAGAACCGCCATGGCCTGGTGGTCGCCAGTGAAGTGACCCGGGCGGATGGCCATGGGGAACGAACCGCTGCGCTGCGGATGGCACAGGCTCTGCCGGGTACTCACCAGAAGACTCTCGCCGCGGACAAGGGTTATGACACCAGGGATTTCGTGGCAGGTGTTCGCTTTGCCGGCGTCACGCCGCATGTCGCCCAGAACAGCGGCCCGCGTCGCCGCTCCGCAATCGACGGGCGAACCGTCCGCCATGCCGGCTACGGCCAATCGATCAAGGCCAGGAAGCGGATCGAGCAGGTGTTTGGCTGGATCAAACAGGCTGCGGGGCTGCGGCAGCTCAAGGCCAGAGGGCGATCCAGGGTCGGGGCAGTATTCCGGCTGCATGTGGCGGCCTACAACCTGATCCGACTGGCCAACCTGCTCAGCTCACGGGAGGCCATGGCATGA
- the cbiD gene encoding cobalt-precorrin-5B (C(1))-methyltransferase CbiD: MPLNASRGYTLPVWVALAARAATLHLCGGETGGELDLDLPEPEGRVTLPLLGAASLGGDRSLGMCRCDPGPGLDLTRDLLVWVEATLQRRPGVELVAGPGVGRRSDTGRLSSSRFARQLIEVNVASLLPPGQGVRLQVVLPEGARLAERTSNAAFGVVEGLALIGTQARTQDSASPDQLQQALKRLREIGAGGPLVLVIGENGLELADRLGLPADRTLKAGNWLGPVLVEAARCGFSDLLLFGYHGKLIKLAGGVFHTHHHLADGRREILTSHAALEGLAGAQLQALFHAPSLDAAFVQLDADDPSLAERLRARLAGCVEERAEAYLRRYGDFRMRIGCAWFEKGRRLRGFGPHGRELIGALLGGC, from the coding sequence ATGCCCCTGAACGCCTCCCGCGGCTACACCCTGCCGGTCTGGGTGGCGCTGGCCGCCCGGGCTGCGACCCTCCATCTCTGCGGCGGGGAGACCGGCGGCGAGCTGGACCTCGATCTGCCGGAGCCGGAGGGTCGCGTGACCCTGCCGCTGCTCGGAGCGGCCTCCCTCGGCGGCGATCGCAGCCTGGGCATGTGCCGCTGTGATCCCGGCCCCGGGCTGGATCTGACCCGGGATCTGCTGGTGTGGGTGGAGGCGACGCTGCAGCGTCGGCCCGGGGTGGAGCTCGTGGCGGGGCCCGGCGTGGGCCGTCGGAGCGACACCGGGCGGCTCTCCAGCTCCCGCTTCGCCCGTCAGCTGATCGAGGTGAACGTGGCTTCCCTGCTCCCGCCGGGTCAGGGGGTCCGCCTGCAGGTCGTGCTGCCCGAGGGAGCGCGCCTGGCGGAACGCACCAGCAATGCGGCCTTCGGGGTGGTGGAGGGCCTGGCTCTCATCGGCACCCAGGCCCGCACCCAGGACAGCGCCTCTCCCGATCAGCTGCAGCAGGCCCTGAAGCGCCTGCGGGAGATCGGAGCCGGCGGCCCCCTCGTGCTCGTGATCGGTGAAAACGGCCTCGAGCTCGCCGACCGCCTCGGCCTGCCGGCCGATCGCACTCTGAAGGCCGGAAACTGGCTCGGGCCCGTTCTGGTGGAGGCGGCGCGCTGCGGCTTCAGCGACCTGCTGCTGTTCGGCTATCACGGCAAGCTGATCAAGCTGGCCGGCGGCGTGTTTCACACCCATCACCATCTGGCGGATGGCCGGCGCGAGATTCTCACCAGCCATGCGGCCCTGGAAGGTCTGGCCGGCGCCCAGCTCCAGGCGCTGTTCCATGCCCCGAGCCTGGATGCGGCCTTCGTTCAGCTCGATGCCGACGACCCCTCCCTGGCGGAGCGGCTGCGCGCCCGCCTTGCCGGGTGCGTCGAGGAACGGGCCGAGGCGTACCTGCGCCGCTACGGCGACTTCCGGATGCGCATCGGCTGCGCCTGGTTCGAGAAGGGGCGGCGCCTCCGGGGCTTCGGGCCGCACGGACGGGAGCTGATCGGGGCCCTCCTAGGAGGCTGCTGA
- a CDS encoding alanine--glyoxylate aminotransferase family protein: MQDKLTLMIPGPTPVPETVLKAFGRHPIGHRSGEFQQIVRRTTEKLKWLHQTSSDVLVITGSGTAAMEAGIINTLCRGDRVLCGNNGKFGERWVKLARAYGLEVEEVTAEWGQPLDPDAFRRALEADADRSIRAVILTHSETSTGVINDLEAIAAHVRAHGTALLIVDCVTSLGACNVPMDDWGLDVVGSGSQKGYMMPPGLSFVAMSERAWQAYDRSDLPRFYLDLGPYRKTAAKDSNPFTPAVNLYFALDEALTLMQQEGLEAIFDRHARHRAAAEAGMKAIGLPLFAAEGHGSPAITAVAPDGIDAEAVRKAVKQHYDILLAGGQDQLKGKVFRIGHLGFVCDRDVLTAVAAIEATLRRMGRIDAAPGAGVAAAAAVLGG, translated from the coding sequence ATGCAGGACAAGCTCACACTGATGATCCCCGGCCCCACGCCGGTGCCGGAAACAGTGCTGAAGGCGTTCGGGCGCCATCCCATCGGCCATCGCAGCGGCGAGTTCCAGCAGATCGTGCGACGCACGACGGAGAAGCTCAAGTGGCTGCATCAGACCAGCAGCGACGTCCTGGTGATCACGGGCAGCGGAACCGCCGCCATGGAGGCGGGCATCATCAACACGCTCTGTCGCGGCGACCGGGTTCTCTGCGGCAACAACGGCAAGTTCGGTGAGCGGTGGGTGAAGCTCGCCCGGGCCTACGGACTGGAGGTGGAGGAGGTCACCGCCGAATGGGGCCAGCCCCTGGATCCGGACGCCTTCCGCCGGGCCCTCGAAGCCGATGCCGATCGGTCGATCCGGGCCGTGATCCTGACCCACTCGGAGACCTCCACTGGGGTGATCAACGACCTGGAGGCCATCGCCGCGCATGTGCGCGCCCATGGAACCGCTCTGCTGATCGTCGACTGCGTCACCTCACTCGGTGCCTGCAACGTGCCGATGGATGACTGGGGGCTGGATGTGGTGGGCTCGGGCTCCCAGAAGGGATACATGATGCCTCCCGGCCTCAGTTTCGTCGCCATGAGTGAGCGGGCCTGGCAGGCCTATGACCGTTCCGACCTGCCCCGCTTCTATCTGGATCTCGGTCCCTATCGGAAGACGGCGGCCAAGGACAGCAATCCCTTCACACCCGCGGTCAATCTCTATTTCGCCCTCGACGAAGCGCTGACGCTGATGCAGCAGGAGGGACTGGAAGCCATCTTCGATCGCCACGCCCGGCACCGGGCCGCTGCGGAAGCCGGCATGAAGGCCATCGGGCTGCCTCTGTTCGCCGCCGAGGGCCATGGGAGCCCCGCCATCACCGCCGTGGCACCGGACGGCATCGATGCAGAGGCGGTTCGCAAGGCGGTGAAGCAGCACTACGACATCCTTCTGGCGGGCGGTCAGGATCAGCTCAAGGGCAAGGTGTTCCGCATCGGCCACCTCGGCTTCGTCTGTGACCGGGATGTGCTCACCGCCGTGGCCGCGATCGAAGCGACGCTGAGGCGGATGGGCCGGATCGACGCCGCACCGGGGGCCGGCGTCGCCGCAGCCGCAGCGGTGCTGGGAGGCTAA
- a CDS encoding AbrB family transcriptional regulator: MQAVLTLLLYLLVGCLGGLLAMTTGIPAAPLAGALLAAGLLSMSGRIELAQWPSGTRTLLEIGIGTVIGTGLTTAAVSELRQLWRPALLITLALVLTGLVVGLWCSRLLGIDPVVSLLGAAPGGISGMSLVGAEFGVGAAVAALHAVRLITVLLVLPLAVRLVVSLTQGRPPG; the protein is encoded by the coding sequence ATGCAGGCCGTGCTCACCCTGCTGCTCTACCTGCTGGTCGGATGCCTTGGCGGATTGCTGGCGATGACCACAGGCATCCCGGCTGCACCCCTCGCGGGAGCCCTGCTGGCCGCAGGGCTGCTCAGCATGAGCGGACGGATCGAGCTGGCCCAGTGGCCCTCAGGCACGCGGACCCTGCTGGAGATCGGAATCGGGACTGTGATCGGCACCGGACTCACCACCGCCGCGGTGAGTGAGCTGCGCCAGCTCTGGCGCCCGGCGCTTCTGATCACTCTCGCCCTGGTGCTGACCGGACTGGTGGTGGGTCTCTGGTGCAGCCGGCTGCTCGGGATCGATCCCGTGGTGTCGCTGCTCGGCGCCGCGCCGGGGGGCATCAGCGGCATGAGCCTCGTGGGGGCGGAGTTCGGTGTCGGAGCCGCTGTGGCCGCCCTGCATGCCGTGCGCCTGATCACCGTTCTGCTGGTTCTTCCCCTGGCGGTCCGCCTGGTGGTGAGCCTCACCCAGGGCCGTCCACCCGGCTGA
- a CDS encoding DUF6554 family protein, with product MMRTRTARALRSLILLLGIATATASTVHPVRAAGGADTGSKGAQVYCYMRTAGNGHEVSWNAAYALIKRQGSGMFKPSPEHAAVMITEAVVNDPDGFPECGRHLGALFGGDQGDLDGALQGVAPDAAPMQGLDDRYTY from the coding sequence ATGATGCGCACCAGAACAGCCCGGGCCCTGCGGTCCCTGATCCTGCTGCTGGGCATCGCGACGGCCACCGCATCCACCGTGCATCCCGTCCGTGCCGCAGGCGGCGCGGACACCGGATCGAAGGGAGCTCAGGTGTACTGCTACATGCGGACGGCCGGCAACGGCCACGAGGTGAGCTGGAACGCGGCCTATGCCCTGATCAAGCGGCAGGGCAGCGGCATGTTCAAACCCTCGCCGGAACACGCCGCCGTGATGATCACCGAGGCCGTTGTCAACGATCCGGATGGGTTCCCGGAATGCGGCCGCCACCTCGGTGCCCTCTTCGGCGGAGACCAGGGCGATCTCGATGGGGCCCTCCAGGGCGTGGCACCGGACGCAGCTCCGATGCAGGGACTCGACGATCGCTACACCTACTGA
- a CDS encoding DEAD/DEAH box helicase has translation MPRALSPPAPACVRRLGPSGLIELVFPFDPVTHAQLGRVRPRGVWRSARRCWEFPLEAALSLDALLEGRFSTDPELDRWLSWLRQPLPPLPPHRQLVRAAATAAPLPDGRHLLRHQQLAVRWLLARRGALLADAMGLGKTLTALAAARALARESGCRVLVVAPAGLHGHWQREAASMEMGISLASWARLPSDLPPAGTVLIADEAHYAQNLSAARTRAFLRLARHPRLRAIWLLSGTPMKNGRPVQLLPLLAAIGHPLARDPRAFEERFCQGHWRERGGRLRWEAGGAARLPELRRLIRPLVLHRRKQDCLELPGKERSLHPISLSPAEAMGHEHQIDRAVASYRRRVATGAVRPDAEVLALLTALRTIGARFKLAYAERLLADLTGGSGPVLLFSAFVEPLLRLQDRCGGALLTGRQKPEERQRQVEAFQEGRCPLLLATYGAAGLGYTLHRARHVVLLERPWTPGDAEQAEDRCHRIGMSGPLRCHWLQLGEVDRFVDELIAVKADRIGEVFSDEGRRRRQRELRRRLETWLERSAQ, from the coding sequence GTGCCCCGTGCCCTCTCCCCGCCGGCTCCGGCCTGTGTGAGGCGTCTGGGACCGTCCGGTCTGATCGAGTTGGTCTTCCCCTTCGATCCGGTCACCCATGCCCAGCTGGGCCGGGTGCGTCCCAGGGGAGTGTGGCGATCGGCGCGGCGCTGCTGGGAATTTCCCCTGGAGGCGGCCCTCAGCCTCGATGCCCTGCTCGAGGGACGGTTCAGCACCGATCCCGAGCTGGATCGCTGGCTGAGCTGGCTGCGGCAGCCGCTGCCCCCCCTGCCCCCCCACCGTCAGCTGGTCAGGGCCGCCGCCACGGCGGCGCCGCTGCCGGACGGCCGCCATCTCCTCCGGCATCAGCAGCTTGCCGTGCGCTGGCTGCTGGCCCGCCGCGGCGCCCTCCTGGCCGATGCCATGGGGCTGGGCAAGACCCTCACGGCCCTGGCGGCGGCCCGCGCCCTGGCCCGTGAGTCCGGCTGCAGGGTGCTGGTGGTGGCCCCGGCGGGTCTCCATGGGCACTGGCAGCGGGAGGCCGCATCAATGGAAATGGGCATCAGCCTGGCCAGCTGGGCCCGCCTGCCGAGCGACCTGCCACCGGCCGGCACGGTTCTGATCGCCGATGAGGCGCATTACGCCCAGAACCTGAGCGCGGCCCGTACCCGCGCCTTCCTGCGCCTCGCCCGTCACCCCCGCCTGAGAGCCATCTGGCTGCTGAGCGGCACCCCGATGAAGAACGGCCGGCCGGTTCAGCTCCTGCCGCTCCTGGCAGCCATCGGTCATCCGCTGGCCAGGGATCCCAGGGCCTTTGAGGAGCGCTTCTGCCAGGGCCACTGGCGTGAGCGGGGTGGCCGCCTGCGCTGGGAGGCCGGTGGCGCGGCCCGGCTGCCGGAGCTGAGGCGGCTGATCCGCCCCCTGGTCCTGCATCGGCGCAAGCAGGACTGCCTGGAGCTGCCCGGCAAGGAGCGCAGCCTGCATCCCATCTCCCTCAGTCCCGCGGAGGCCATGGGGCACGAGCACCAGATCGACCGGGCCGTGGCTTCCTACAGACGGCGCGTCGCGACCGGTGCGGTGCGGCCGGATGCCGAGGTCCTGGCCCTGCTCACCGCCCTGCGCACGATCGGCGCACGGTTCAAGCTCGCCTATGCCGAGCGGCTGCTGGCCGATCTCACCGGTGGCAGCGGCCCGGTGCTCCTGTTCTCCGCCTTCGTCGAGCCACTGCTGAGGCTTCAGGACCGCTGCGGTGGCGCCCTGCTCACGGGGCGCCAGAAGCCGGAGGAGCGCCAGCGTCAGGTGGAAGCCTTCCAGGAGGGTCGCTGTCCCCTGCTGCTGGCCACCTACGGGGCGGCAGGCCTCGGTTACACGCTGCACCGGGCCCGCCATGTGGTGCTGCTGGAGCGCCCCTGGACCCCCGGGGATGCCGAACAGGCGGAGGATCGCTGCCATCGCATCGGCATGTCCGGCCCACTTCGCTGCCACTGGCTTCAGCTGGGCGAGGTCGATCGGTTCGTCGATGAGCTGATCGCCGTCAAGGCGGATCGCATCGGTGAGGTCTTCAGCGATGAGGGTCGGCGTCGGCGTCAGCGGGAGCTGCGCCGTCGTCTGGAGACCTGGCTGGAGCGCAGTGCTCAGTAG
- a CDS encoding HNH endonuclease, which produces MHARDAVFLEDLCPKLRVRRWRQTLHSHTRNRCIYCGSTSESIDHVLPRSRGGLSVTENCVPACLSCNGLKSDSEAFAWYRQQRFYDPRRAMALRAWMEGDLRLALRLLQWAQPDDDEGVTTLQAA; this is translated from the coding sequence ATGCACGCCAGGGATGCGGTCTTTCTTGAGGATCTCTGCCCGAAACTGCGTGTCCGACGATGGCGACAAACACTGCATTCCCACACCCGAAACCGCTGCATCTACTGCGGCTCAACCTCAGAATCGATTGATCATGTGCTGCCGCGCAGCCGGGGAGGCCTCAGCGTCACTGAGAACTGCGTGCCCGCCTGCCTCTCCTGCAATGGCCTGAAAAGCGACAGCGAAGCGTTCGCCTGGTATCGCCAGCAACGCTTCTACGACCCCAGGCGCGCCATGGCCCTGCGGGCCTGGATGGAGGGTGATCTCCGCCTCGCCCTGCGACTGTTGCAGTGGGCCCAGCCGGACGACGATGAGGGCGTGACGACGCTTCAGGCCGCCTGA
- a CDS encoding SDR family oxidoreductase has protein sequence MSRAEGKPEPGDDTLWRLKRQGCEGVLILGAGYCGARLARALQHRGIRVVTTSRSEPPAGAASAASLQLQRRFDPGQGVLLADSDLDGISHVLVSIPPDAEGRDPSLAPLQGLLAGRPLQWLGYLSTTGVYGDTGGEWVTEADTPRPSQARSQARLRAEQAWRCSGLAARLIRLPGIYGPGRSSLEQVSAGRARRVIKAGQVFSRVHVDDIVGALLHLMGLPPGDHPEVVNVADDLPCAASEVVEEAARLLGCNPPPARSFEEVRDSMSPMALSFWQDNRRVSNRLLRDGLGYRLKHPTYREGLRAVLMEQRGGEPVP, from the coding sequence TTGAGCAGAGCCGAAGGCAAGCCTGAGCCGGGCGACGACACGCTCTGGCGCCTGAAGCGCCAGGGTTGCGAGGGGGTGTTGATCCTGGGTGCCGGGTACTGCGGTGCGCGACTGGCGAGAGCACTGCAGCACCGCGGCATCCGGGTGGTCACCACCTCGCGATCGGAGCCTCCTGCGGGAGCCGCGAGCGCCGCTTCATTGCAGCTCCAGCGGCGCTTCGATCCGGGGCAGGGCGTTCTGCTCGCGGATTCCGATCTGGATGGAATCAGCCATGTGCTGGTCAGCATCCCGCCGGATGCCGAAGGGCGTGATCCGAGCCTGGCCCCGCTTCAGGGTCTGCTGGCGGGGAGACCGCTGCAGTGGCTGGGCTATCTCTCCACCACCGGTGTCTACGGCGACACCGGTGGTGAATGGGTCACGGAGGCGGACACGCCCAGACCCAGCCAGGCCCGCAGCCAGGCCCGGCTGCGGGCGGAACAGGCCTGGCGCTGCTCCGGTCTGGCGGCGCGGCTGATCCGGCTTCCCGGCATCTACGGCCCCGGCCGCTCCAGCCTTGAGCAGGTCAGCGCGGGCCGGGCCCGGCGGGTCATCAAGGCGGGCCAGGTGTTCTCCCGCGTGCATGTCGATGACATTGTCGGCGCGCTGCTGCACCTGATGGGACTGCCGCCGGGTGACCATCCGGAGGTGGTCAACGTCGCCGACGATCTTCCCTGCGCCGCATCGGAGGTGGTCGAGGAGGCCGCCCGGCTTCTGGGGTGCAATCCGCCGCCCGCACGGAGCTTCGAGGAGGTGCGGGACTCCATGAGTCCGATGGCGCTCAGCTTCTGGCAGGACAACCGCCGGGTCAGCAACCGCCTGCTGCGCGACGGCCTCGGCTACCGCCTCAAGCACCCCACTTACCGGGAGGGCCTTCGCGCTGTGCTGATGGAGCAGCGGGGCGGAGAGCCTGTCCCCTAG